Proteins from a genomic interval of Piscinibacter sp. HJYY11:
- the can gene encoding carbonate dehydratase: protein MSHELSELFGNNLRWARDVESQRPGFFTSLLAQQAPQYLWIGCADSRVPANDLVGLLPGELFVHRNVANVVVHSDLNCLSVIQFATDMLKVKHIIVVGHSNCGGVAAALRDQRVGLADNWIRHVQDVRNRHQNWLDTVDAAQRVNALCELNVIEQALNACQTTIVQDAWRRGQELVVHGWVYGLHNGLLQDLHMTVSSAEEAVPAYEKAITEVRVRYTPDTAADLAPVTAHGAL from the coding sequence ATGAGCCACGAACTCTCAGAACTCTTCGGCAACAACCTGCGCTGGGCCCGCGACGTCGAATCGCAGCGGCCCGGCTTCTTCACCAGCCTGCTCGCCCAGCAGGCCCCGCAGTACCTGTGGATCGGCTGCGCCGACAGCCGCGTCCCGGCCAACGACCTGGTGGGCCTGCTGCCCGGCGAGCTCTTCGTGCACCGCAACGTGGCCAACGTGGTGGTGCACTCCGACCTCAACTGCCTGTCGGTGATCCAGTTCGCGACCGACATGCTCAAGGTCAAGCACATCATCGTGGTCGGCCACTCCAATTGCGGTGGCGTCGCGGCTGCCTTGCGCGACCAGCGGGTCGGTCTCGCCGACAACTGGATCCGCCACGTGCAGGACGTGCGCAACCGCCACCAGAACTGGCTCGACACGGTGGACGCTGCCCAGCGGGTGAACGCCTTGTGCGAGCTCAACGTGATCGAGCAGGCGCTCAACGCCTGCCAGACCACCATCGTGCAGGATGCCTGGCGTCGCGGGCAGGAGCTGGTGGTGCACGGTTGGGTCTACGGCCTGCACAACGGCCTGCTGCAGGACCTGCACATGACGGTATCGAGCGCCGAGGAGGCCGTGCCGGCCTACGAGAAGGCCATCACCGAGGTCCGGGTGCGCTACACGCCCGACACGGCGGCTGACCTGGCCCCCGTCACCGCGCACGGCGCCCTATGA
- a CDS encoding isovaleryl-CoA dehydrogenase yields the protein MNLPGLNFQLGDDIDALRESVHDFAQAEIAPRAAEIDRSDQFPMDLWRKMGALGVLGVTVGEEYGGAGMGYLAHMVAMEEISRASASVGLSYGAHSNLCVNQIRRNGNEAQRRKYLPKLISGEHVGALAMSEPNAGSDVISMKLKAEDKGGYYLLNGSKFWITNGPDADTLVVYAKTEPELGARGVTAFLIEKGMKGFSIAQKLDKLGMRGSHTGELVFQNVEVPAENVLGALNGGAKVLMSGLDYERAVLAAGPIGIMQSVMDNVVPYIHDRKQFGQSIGEFQLIQGKVADMYTVLQAARAYCYTVGKNLDALGEQHVRQVRKDCASVILWCAEKATWMAGEGIQIFGGNGYINEYPLGRLWRDAKLYEIGAGTSEIRRMLIGRELFAETM from the coding sequence ATGAACCTGCCCGGCCTCAACTTCCAGCTCGGCGACGACATCGACGCCCTGCGCGAGAGCGTGCATGACTTCGCGCAGGCCGAGATCGCCCCGCGCGCCGCCGAGATCGACAGGAGCGACCAGTTCCCGATGGACCTGTGGCGCAAGATGGGCGCTTTGGGCGTGCTTGGTGTGACGGTGGGCGAGGAATACGGCGGCGCCGGCATGGGCTACCTGGCGCACATGGTGGCGATGGAAGAGATCAGCCGCGCCTCGGCCAGCGTGGGCCTGTCGTACGGCGCGCACAGCAACCTGTGCGTGAACCAGATCCGCCGCAACGGCAACGAGGCCCAGCGCAGGAAATACCTGCCCAAGCTCATCAGCGGCGAGCACGTGGGGGCACTCGCGATGAGCGAGCCGAACGCCGGCTCCGACGTCATCAGCATGAAGCTGAAGGCGGAAGACAAGGGCGGCTATTACCTGCTCAACGGCAGCAAGTTCTGGATCACCAACGGGCCCGATGCCGACACGCTCGTGGTCTACGCCAAGACCGAGCCCGAGCTCGGTGCACGCGGCGTGACCGCCTTCCTCATCGAGAAGGGCATGAAGGGTTTTTCCATCGCGCAGAAGCTCGACAAGCTGGGCATGCGCGGCAGCCACACCGGCGAGCTCGTGTTCCAGAACGTGGAGGTGCCGGCCGAGAACGTGCTGGGTGCCTTGAACGGCGGCGCCAAGGTTCTGATGAGCGGCCTCGACTACGAGCGCGCCGTGCTGGCCGCCGGGCCGATTGGCATCATGCAATCGGTGATGGACAACGTGGTGCCCTACATCCACGACCGCAAGCAGTTCGGCCAGAGCATCGGCGAGTTCCAGCTGATCCAGGGCAAGGTGGCCGACATGTACACCGTGCTGCAGGCCGCACGTGCCTACTGCTACACCGTCGGCAAGAATCTCGACGCGCTGGGCGAACAGCACGTGCGCCAGGTCCGCAAGGACTGCGCGAGCGTCATCCTCTGGTGCGCCGAGAAAGCCACCTGGATGGCCGGCGAAGGCATCCAGATCTTCGGCGGCAACGGCTACATCAACGAATACCCCCTCGGCCGCCTGTGGCGCGACGCCAAGCTCTACGAGATCGGCGCCGGCACCAGCGAAATCCGCCGCATGCTGATCGGGCGCGAGCTCTTCGCCGAGACGATGTGA
- a CDS encoding MerR family DNA-binding transcriptional regulator — protein MSAAAVTQVSSPPAGQATTFTIGELAKEFDLTTRAIRFYEDCGLLQPQRQGRNRIYTPRDRTRLKLTLRGKRLGLTLSEVKELVDMYESPRDTVPQLKKFLSVLAVHRAQLEQQMADLSVTLDEVRSHEKEAKRLLARGDKR, from the coding sequence ATGTCTGCCGCTGCTGTCACCCAGGTTTCAAGCCCTCCTGCGGGGCAGGCCACCACGTTCACCATCGGCGAGCTGGCGAAGGAGTTCGACCTCACCACCCGCGCCATCCGCTTCTACGAAGACTGCGGCCTGCTGCAGCCGCAGCGCCAGGGCCGCAACCGCATCTACACCCCGCGCGACCGCACGCGGCTCAAGCTCACGCTGCGCGGCAAGCGCCTCGGGCTCACCTTGAGCGAAGTGAAGGAGCTGGTCGACATGTACGAATCGCCGCGCGACACCGTGCCGCAGCTCAAGAAATTCCTCAGCGTGCTGGCGGTGCACCGCGCCCAGCTCGAACAGCAGATGGCCGACCTGAGCGTCACGCTCGACGAGGTGCGCAGCCACGAGAAAGAAGCCAAGCGGCTGCTCGCCCGCGGCGACAAGCGTTAA
- a CDS encoding MBL fold metallo-hydrolase — protein MNALEHELNYPHGEVMPEPGRTMEVAPGVRWVRMALPFALDHINLWLLRDEIDGRQGWSIVDCGIANDATRAAWEQVFAQELQGLPVLRVIVTHLHPDHIGLSAWLTERWTTPEHECRLWISGTDYNGARMSSNPSAKASVITPVFAKRHGITDPEALQMIQTRGGHYATMVPKVPERFRRMVDGDVIRIGTGDKKAEWRCHVGYGHAPEHISLHSPKLGVLISGDMVLPRISTNVGVHENEPEGDPLKRYLDSIERMRALPADSLVLPSHGRPFTGLHTRIDQLQAHHDERLAEVMAACAKAPQSAADLLTVLFKRKLDLHQTTFAMGESIAHLHALWHAGKLVRRLDADGVYRFSPASP, from the coding sequence ATGAACGCCCTTGAACACGAGCTGAATTACCCCCATGGCGAGGTGATGCCGGAGCCGGGGCGCACGATGGAAGTGGCGCCCGGCGTACGCTGGGTGCGCATGGCCCTGCCCTTCGCGCTGGACCACATCAACCTCTGGCTGCTGCGCGACGAGATCGACGGTCGGCAAGGCTGGAGCATCGTCGATTGCGGCATCGCCAACGACGCGACGCGCGCCGCCTGGGAGCAGGTGTTTGCCCAAGAGCTGCAGGGCCTGCCGGTGCTGCGGGTGATCGTCACCCACCTGCACCCCGACCACATCGGCCTCTCGGCCTGGCTCACCGAGCGCTGGACCACGCCCGAGCATGAGTGCCGCCTGTGGATCAGCGGCACCGACTACAACGGCGCCCGCATGTCGAGCAACCCGTCGGCCAAGGCGAGTGTCATCACCCCCGTCTTCGCCAAGCGCCACGGCATCACCGACCCCGAAGCGCTGCAGATGATCCAGACCCGCGGCGGCCACTACGCGACCATGGTGCCGAAGGTGCCCGAGCGCTTCCGCCGCATGGTCGACGGCGATGTGATCCGCATCGGCACGGGTGACAAAAAAGCAGAGTGGCGCTGCCACGTCGGCTACGGCCACGCCCCGGAGCACATCTCGCTGCACAGCCCGAAGCTTGGCGTGCTGATCTCGGGCGACATGGTGCTGCCGCGCATCTCCACCAACGTCGGCGTGCACGAGAACGAGCCCGAAGGCGACCCGCTCAAGCGTTACCTCGATTCGATCGAACGCATGCGCGCCCTGCCGGCCGACAGCCTGGTGCTGCCCTCGCACGGCCGGCCCTTCACCGGCCTGCACACCCGCATCGACCAGCTGCAGGCCCACCACGACGAGCGGCTCGCCGAGGTGATGGCCGCCTGTGCCAAGGCGCCGCAAAGCGCGGCCGATCTGCTCACCGTGCTCTTCAAGCGCAAGCTCGACCTGCACCAGACCACGTTTGCGATGGGCGAGTCGATCGCGCACCTGCACGCGCTGTGGCACGCCGGCAAGCTCGTCCGCCGGCTCGACGCCGACGGCGTGTACCGCTTCAGCCCGGCGTCGCCCTGA
- a CDS encoding methyl-accepting chemotaxis protein: protein MKLLSNLKIGTRMGLGFGVILLTSGVLAGVSLLQFGSFKHEFDEVALKTVPSLESFAAMDSELQRIRQAQLQILLEFDPQARKDQLARAATAFAALTQHHQAHQTLLSDARAAELWKAIDEKLRASKAAFAKIEPLALDIAKAQDLRGVVMGEASAAGDALSQAVQAASAHNVTTSRESVQRAERTYHTVLAVVIAITAAMVLGGAVISFTITRATVRPLRDVIDAASRVANGDLSHDIHPQGEDELGQLMRSFSTMQDGLRRIVSELRHASDQVNSAASDIAAGNQDLSSRTEAQATSLQQTAASMTELTATVRQSAGTAQQANTMAIGAAGVAGAGAQVVDDVVGTMGEISASARKIGEIIGVIDGIAFQTNILALNAAVEAARAGEQGRGFAVVAGEVRSLAQRSAQAAREIKALIQESGEKVENGARLVDDAGRTIKEVRRQIEQVTTMVGEIHNAANEQSEGIGQVNTAVGQLDQSTQRNAALVEQAAAAAETLKQQAHQLAQLTQAFKLAA from the coding sequence ATGAAGCTCCTTTCCAACCTCAAGATCGGCACCCGCATGGGTCTGGGCTTCGGGGTGATCCTGCTCACCTCCGGCGTGCTGGCCGGGGTGTCCCTGCTGCAGTTCGGCAGCTTCAAGCACGAGTTCGACGAGGTGGCGCTGAAGACCGTGCCCTCGCTCGAATCCTTCGCCGCCATGGACAGCGAGCTGCAGCGCATCCGCCAGGCGCAGCTGCAGATCCTGCTTGAATTCGACCCGCAGGCCCGCAAGGACCAGCTCGCGCGCGCCGCGACAGCGTTCGCCGCCCTCACGCAGCACCACCAGGCGCACCAGACGCTGCTGTCGGATGCGCGTGCCGCCGAGTTGTGGAAGGCCATCGACGAGAAGCTGCGAGCCTCGAAGGCTGCTTTCGCCAAGATCGAGCCGCTGGCACTCGACATCGCCAAGGCGCAGGACCTGCGCGGCGTCGTGATGGGCGAAGCCAGCGCCGCCGGCGACGCGCTGAGCCAGGCGGTGCAGGCCGCCTCGGCCCACAACGTGACGACCTCGCGCGAATCGGTGCAGCGCGCCGAGCGCACGTACCACACGGTGCTGGCGGTGGTCATCGCCATCACCGCCGCCATGGTGCTCGGCGGGGCGGTGATCTCCTTCACCATCACCCGCGCCACCGTGAGGCCGCTGCGCGACGTGATCGATGCCGCCTCGCGGGTGGCCAACGGCGACCTGTCGCACGACATCCATCCCCAGGGCGAAGATGAGCTGGGGCAGCTGATGCGCTCCTTCTCGACCATGCAGGATGGCCTGCGCCGCATCGTGAGCGAGCTGCGCCATGCCAGCGACCAGGTCAACAGCGCGGCCAGCGACATCGCCGCCGGCAACCAGGACCTGTCGAGCCGCACCGAGGCCCAGGCCACCAGCCTGCAGCAGACCGCGGCCTCGATGACCGAGCTCACCGCCACCGTGCGTCAGAGCGCAGGCACCGCCCAGCAGGCCAACACCATGGCCATCGGCGCGGCCGGCGTGGCGGGCGCAGGCGCCCAGGTGGTCGACGACGTGGTGGGCACGATGGGCGAGATCAGCGCCTCGGCCCGCAAGATCGGCGAGATCATCGGCGTGATCGACGGCATCGCCTTCCAGACCAACATCCTCGCGCTCAACGCCGCGGTGGAAGCGGCACGCGCCGGCGAGCAGGGCCGCGGCTTCGCGGTCGTGGCCGGCGAGGTGCGCTCGCTGGCGCAGCGCAGCGCCCAGGCGGCGCGCGAGATCAAGGCGCTGATCCAGGAAAGCGGCGAGAAGGTCGAGAACGGCGCCCGCCTGGTCGACGATGCCGGGCGCACCATCAAGGAAGTGCGCCGCCAGATCGAGCAGGTGACCACGATGGTGGGCGAGATCCACAATGCCGCCAACGAACAGTCCGAGGGCATCGGTCAGGTCAACACGGCCGTGGGCCAGCTCGACCAGTCGACGCAACGCAACGCGGCGCTGGTGGAGCAGGCGGCCGCCGCCGCCGAGACCCTGAAGCAGCAGGCCCACCAGCTGGCGCAGCTGACGCAGGCCTTCAAGCTGGCGGCGTGA
- a CDS encoding GntR family transcriptional regulator: MPRPRNAIARDTVAEAAAPVMAADRVYDAIYAAVIDHRLPPGTRLREEELAETFAVSRTLVRQALHKLAQDNVIVLRPNRGAQVPEPTRRDGEHVFDARRVVECEVARRLVGKLTAGQLAELKQIVEAEARATRSQDKQEAIRLSGEFHLKLAQMSGNPIFVRLLEELLPTTSLLMALYKAPGEPMCVAHSHRTLLQVIGKGDSATAAATEMKRHLNEIERSLSQPMPRAAVPLLDVFKGYREA, from the coding sequence ATGCCTCGACCGCGCAACGCCATTGCCCGTGACACCGTCGCCGAAGCGGCCGCGCCCGTGATGGCCGCCGACCGTGTCTACGACGCAATCTATGCCGCCGTGATCGACCACCGCCTGCCGCCCGGCACGCGCCTGCGCGAGGAAGAGCTGGCCGAGACCTTCGCCGTGTCACGCACGCTGGTGCGCCAGGCCCTGCACAAGCTCGCGCAGGACAACGTGATCGTGCTGCGCCCCAACCGTGGTGCCCAGGTGCCCGAGCCCACGCGGCGCGACGGCGAGCATGTGTTCGACGCCCGCCGGGTGGTCGAGTGCGAGGTGGCACGCCGCCTCGTCGGCAAGCTCACGGCGGGGCAGCTGGCCGAGCTGAAGCAGATCGTCGAAGCCGAGGCGCGCGCCACCCGGTCGCAGGACAAGCAGGAGGCGATCCGCCTGTCGGGCGAGTTCCACCTGAAGCTCGCGCAGATGAGCGGCAACCCGATCTTCGTGAGGCTGCTGGAAGAGCTGCTGCCCACCACCTCGCTGCTGATGGCGCTCTACAAGGCCCCGGGCGAACCGATGTGCGTGGCGCACAGCCACCGCACGCTGCTGCAGGTGATCGGCAAGGGCGACTCGGCCACGGCCGCCGCCACCGAGATGAAGCGGCACCTGAACGAGATCGAACGTTCGCTCTCGCAGCCCATGCCGCGCGCCGCGGTGCCCCTGCTCGACGTCTTCAAGGGCTACCGCGAGGCCTGA
- a CDS encoding ABC transporter permease, whose protein sequence is MNEGKRPGSFYALAAVFGLFVLFLYGPMFTIFVLSFQGPEGGLTFPMRGVSFHWFGKLWEGMGVVDIAAAFRRSVALGTVVMLFTVLLSLGAGLAFRKRFKGSGLLFYTSVASLIMPSIVVSLGIGLQFRLIDTALKSGLEAIGLGGWLEGYGTAMGLYTSALGAHLTWTLPFGLLIMLAVFNRFNPAYEEAADDLGATPWQSFRHVVLPLIAPSLVGVGMFGFTLSWDEIARTSQAIGDVNTLPLELQGLTSTVTTPAIYALGTVTTVVSFAVMGGTLLLIRLLKKKPART, encoded by the coding sequence ATGAACGAAGGCAAACGCCCCGGGAGCTTCTACGCGCTGGCGGCCGTCTTCGGCCTCTTCGTGCTGTTCCTCTACGGCCCGATGTTCACCATCTTCGTGCTGAGCTTCCAGGGGCCCGAAGGTGGCTTGACCTTCCCGATGCGCGGCGTGTCTTTCCACTGGTTCGGCAAGCTGTGGGAAGGCATGGGCGTGGTCGACATCGCCGCCGCCTTCCGCCGCTCGGTGGCGCTCGGCACCGTGGTGATGCTCTTCACCGTGCTGCTGTCGCTGGGCGCGGGGCTCGCGTTCCGCAAGAGGTTCAAGGGCTCGGGGCTGCTCTTCTACACCTCGGTGGCCAGCCTCATCATGCCGTCGATCGTGGTCTCGCTCGGCATCGGCCTGCAGTTCCGCCTCATCGACACCGCGCTCAAGAGCGGGCTCGAGGCCATCGGTCTCGGCGGCTGGCTCGAAGGCTACGGCACCGCGATGGGCCTCTACACCTCGGCGCTGGGCGCGCACCTCACCTGGACGCTGCCCTTCGGCCTCCTGATCATGCTGGCCGTCTTCAACCGCTTCAACCCGGCGTACGAGGAAGCGGCCGACGACCTCGGCGCCACGCCCTGGCAGAGCTTCCGCCACGTGGTGCTGCCGCTGATCGCGCCCAGCCTCGTCGGCGTGGGCATGTTCGGCTTCACGCTGAGCTGGGACGAGATCGCCCGCACCTCGCAGGCCATCGGCGACGTCAACACCCTGCCGCTGGAGCTGCAGGGCCTCACCAGCACCGTCACCACGCCGGCCATCTATGCGCTGGGCACGGTGACGACGGTGGTGTCGTTCGCGGTGATGGGCGGCACGCTGCTGCTCATCCGGCTGCTGAAGAAGAAGCCCGCCCGCACCTGA
- a CDS encoding ABC transporter permease, with product MSTKTFRLNAWLQATPFTLVFVLFLVLPLVLVAIVSFWRATDYELIPAFTAQNYIDVFNGCGSTSELCVTLKTYLSTLKFCFLVWLITLVIGFTVAYFLAFHVRSVGAQTLLFILCTIPFWTSNVIRMISWVPLLGRNGVINQGLQGAGLIDTPIEWLLFSDFSVVLAFVHLYTMFMIVPIFNSMMRIDRALLEAARDNGATAWQTTWNVIVPLSRTGIIIGSIFVITIVMGDFVTIGVMGGQQIASVGKIIQVQTSYLQFPMAAANAVILLIVTLMMIWGLTKLVDIRKEL from the coding sequence ATGAGCACGAAGACCTTCCGACTGAACGCGTGGCTGCAGGCCACACCCTTCACCCTCGTCTTCGTGCTCTTTCTCGTCTTGCCGCTGGTGCTGGTGGCGATCGTGAGCTTCTGGCGGGCGACCGACTACGAGCTGATCCCCGCCTTCACCGCACAGAACTACATCGACGTCTTCAACGGCTGCGGCAGCACGAGCGAACTGTGCGTCACGCTGAAGACCTATCTCTCCACGCTCAAGTTCTGCTTCCTCGTCTGGCTGATCACGCTCGTGATCGGCTTCACCGTCGCGTATTTCCTCGCCTTCCACGTGCGCTCGGTGGGCGCGCAGACGCTGCTCTTCATCCTGTGCACCATCCCGTTCTGGACGTCGAACGTGATCCGCATGATCTCGTGGGTGCCGCTGCTGGGGCGCAACGGGGTGATCAACCAGGGCCTGCAGGGCGCCGGGCTGATCGACACGCCCATCGAATGGCTGCTCTTCAGCGACTTCTCGGTGGTGCTGGCCTTCGTGCACCTGTACACGATGTTCATGATCGTGCCCATCTTCAACTCGATGATGCGCATCGACCGCGCCCTGCTCGAAGCCGCACGCGACAACGGCGCCACCGCCTGGCAAACGACCTGGAACGTGATCGTGCCGCTCAGCCGCACCGGCATCATCATCGGCTCGATCTTCGTCATCACCATCGTGATGGGCGACTTCGTGACCATCGGCGTGATGGGCGGGCAGCAGATCGCCTCGGTCGGCAAGATCATCCAGGTGCAGACCTCGTACCTGCAGTTCCCGATGGCGGCGGCCAATGCGGTGATCCTCCTGATCGTCACGCTGATGATGATCTGGGGGCTGACCAAGCTCGTCGACATCCGCAAGGAGCTGTGA
- a CDS encoding PotD/PotF family extracellular solute-binding protein — MSDPQDKTAQPDAARRTLLKGAVGGAVATGGAMGFPFVHAQEKITLRYLGTAVNQDKAIAEKFEKDTGIKIQYIPVTTDDVTKRAVTAPNSFDLIDTEYFSLKKILPTGNLLGIDTKRIKNADKITTLFTKGEVAGKKVGDQGTAPKKVMYVEKPDAKTFASSPTQFMTLIPTVYNADTLGIRPDLIKRPIESWKELLNPEFKGKAAILNIPSIGIMDAAMVVEAAGIYKYPDKGNMTKKEIDLTIKTLIDAKKAGQFRALWKDFNESVNLMASGEVVIQSMWSPAVTAVRTKGIPCTFQPLKEGYRAWAAGFGVPKSVTGKKADAVYEFINWFLDGWAGAYLNRQGYYSAVLETAKAKMEPYEWAYWMEGKPATSDIKSPNGDLLAKAGSVRDGGSYEQRMGGIACWNAIMDENAYMVQKWNEFVAA; from the coding sequence ATGTCCGACCCGCAAGACAAGACCGCCCAGCCCGATGCCGCACGCCGCACCCTGCTCAAAGGTGCCGTTGGAGGCGCCGTGGCCACTGGCGGCGCGATGGGCTTCCCCTTCGTGCACGCCCAGGAAAAGATCACCCTGCGCTACCTCGGCACCGCGGTGAACCAGGACAAGGCGATCGCCGAGAAGTTCGAGAAGGACACCGGCATCAAGATCCAGTACATCCCGGTCACCACCGACGACGTGACCAAGCGCGCGGTGACCGCGCCCAACAGCTTCGACCTGATCGACACCGAGTACTTCTCCCTGAAGAAGATCCTGCCCACCGGCAACCTGCTCGGCATCGACACCAAGCGCATCAAGAACGCCGACAAGATCACCACGCTCTTCACCAAGGGCGAAGTCGCCGGCAAGAAGGTGGGCGACCAGGGCACCGCACCGAAGAAGGTCATGTACGTGGAGAAGCCCGATGCGAAGACCTTCGCCTCGTCGCCCACGCAGTTCATGACGCTGATCCCCACCGTCTACAACGCCGACACGCTGGGCATCCGCCCCGACCTGATCAAGCGCCCGATCGAGTCGTGGAAAGAGCTGCTCAACCCCGAGTTCAAGGGCAAGGCCGCCATCCTCAACATCCCCTCGATCGGCATCATGGACGCGGCGATGGTCGTGGAGGCTGCGGGCATCTACAAGTACCCCGACAAGGGCAACATGACCAAGAAGGAGATCGACCTCACGATCAAGACCCTGATCGATGCCAAGAAGGCCGGCCAGTTCCGCGCGCTGTGGAAGGACTTCAACGAGAGCGTGAACCTGATGGCCTCGGGCGAGGTGGTGATCCAGTCGATGTGGTCGCCGGCCGTGACGGCCGTGCGCACCAAGGGCATCCCCTGCACCTTCCAGCCGCTGAAGGAAGGCTACCGCGCCTGGGCCGCGGGCTTCGGCGTGCCGAAGTCGGTGACGGGCAAGAAGGCCGATGCGGTGTACGAGTTCATCAACTGGTTCCTCGACGGCTGGGCGGGCGCCTACCTCAACCGCCAGGGCTACTACAGCGCGGTGCTCGAGACGGCCAAGGCCAAGATGGAGCCCTACGAGTGGGCCTACTGGATGGAAGGCAAGCCGGCCACCAGCGACATCAAGTCGCCCAACGGTGACCTGCTCGCCAAGGCCGGCAGCGTGCGCGACGGCGGCAGCTACGAGCAGCGCATGGGCGGCATCGCCTGCTGGAACGCGATCATGGACGAGAACGCGTACATGGTGCAGAAGTGGAACGAGTTCGTCGCCGCCTGA
- a CDS encoding ABC transporter ATP-binding protein — protein sequence MNPVIDSSLVLTSLVKRYGNTVAVDGINLTIPSGSYCCLLGPSGCGKTSTLRMIAGHELASDGQILLGNKYITYSAAADRGTAMMFQSYALFPHLSVLDNVAFSWKMRGKAVAERHARAKELLALVSMTPYLQRLPSELSGGQQQRVALARALMTEPRVLLLDEPLSALDPFLRVQMRAELKRWQQELGFTFVHVTHSQEEAMALADQVVVMNHGRIEQTGSPREVFNAPRSEFVARFMGAHNVIASGSGPIAVRSDRMQLARSANGVTRPAAVKAIEYQGTYVQLSLVPQGEAADAQWTATLPDADFDAAPWQPGDTAHVSWLPQAAHALQPSP from the coding sequence ATGAATCCCGTCATCGACTCGTCCCTGGTGCTGACCTCGCTCGTCAAACGCTATGGCAACACCGTGGCCGTCGACGGGATCAACCTCACCATCCCGTCGGGCAGCTACTGCTGCCTGCTCGGCCCCTCGGGCTGCGGCAAGACCTCCACGCTGCGCATGATCGCGGGCCACGAGCTGGCAAGCGATGGGCAGATCCTGCTGGGCAACAAGTACATCACCTACAGCGCCGCGGCCGACCGGGGCACGGCGATGATGTTCCAGAGCTATGCGCTCTTTCCGCACCTGAGCGTGCTCGACAACGTGGCCTTCAGCTGGAAGATGCGCGGCAAGGCCGTGGCCGAGCGGCATGCGCGGGCCAAGGAGCTGCTGGCCCTCGTCTCGATGACGCCCTATCTGCAGCGCCTGCCGAGCGAGCTCTCCGGTGGCCAGCAGCAGCGGGTGGCACTGGCGCGCGCGCTGATGACCGAGCCGCGCGTGCTGCTGCTCGACGAGCCGCTCTCCGCGCTCGACCCCTTCCTGCGCGTGCAGATGCGCGCCGAGTTGAAGCGCTGGCAGCAGGAGCTCGGCTTCACCTTCGTGCACGTGACGCACTCTCAAGAGGAGGCGATGGCCCTCGCCGACCAGGTGGTCGTGATGAACCACGGCCGCATCGAGCAGACCGGCTCGCCACGCGAGGTGTTCAACGCACCACGCTCCGAGTTCGTCGCCCGCTTCATGGGCGCCCACAACGTGATCGCTTCGGGCAGCGGCCCCATCGCCGTGCGCTCCGACCGCATGCAGCTCGCGCGCAGCGCCAACGGGGTGACCCGCCCTGCCGCCGTGAAAGCCATCGAGTACCAGGGCACCTACGTGCAGCTGAGCCTGGTGCCGCAAGGCGAGGCCGCCGATGCGCAGTGGACCGCGACCCTGCCCGATGCCGATTTCGACGCCGCGCCCTGGCAGCCGGGCGACACGGCGCACGTCTCCTGGCTGCCGCAGGCTGCCCACGCGCTGCAGCCCAGCCCCTGA